The Leptospira kirschneri serovar Cynopteri str. 3522 CT genomic sequence CGTGCATAATTTCAAATTTATGCCTGAGAATCATTCTTTCTATTTCTGGAAGATAGAAAACGCGCATAACGTGTTTATCTCTCACTTCCTTCGTGTTGATTTGGTAGATGTAATTGACTTCCACCATCGTAGAGGTATCTGCTCTAACCAAACGAAAACCACGATTTCTCTGAATCGTAGCGTTTTGGGATTTGATTTGAGCTACTGGAGAGATCGGTTTTCTTTTAATCGCTCTAAGAGGTTCTGCGTTCCAAACTTCAAGAATTGCTAAACCGGCTGGTTTTAGATTTTGTTCTATGAGTTTGAGAGTAGCATCTATTTCTTCGTTCGTCAAAAGATAGTTAAACGAGCCAAATAAACTCACTACACAATCCAGAAGAGCTCCGGATTGATAGGATTGCATAGGAGAAACGTCGAACTTACAATGAGAATATCTTTTTTTAGCGACTTCGATCATTTTAGAGGAAGAATCAATACCTTTCGGCCTGTAACCTAAAGATTGAAAATAGCGGACGTGTTCTCCGGTACCGCAGCCCATGTCTAAGATGGACATGATCCTGTGTTTTCTAAAGATACGGTCTAAAAATCTGGCTTCCGAATCAATCTTACGAGATGGTTTTTCGATATCGAAGTAGAATTCTGCTAGTTCATTGTATAACTTCATAAAAATTAATTCAGAGGTTTCGGAATTTGCCCGTTAAATATATTAACGGCAGTCTGCTTATGAAAATCCAATATTTAGGAATCATTTTCATTTTTTTTAGTTGTACTTTTGATGTGCATACAAACATCAATAAAAATCTATTTACCGGAGATACTTTGGTTTTCGGTGGAATTTCGATTTCTCTTTTACTTTTGTTTGGTCTTGTTCTTAAAGAAAGTTCACAAAAAACTTCGGGTCGTTCTGCACAAAACGAAAAGAAAATGGATTCGGCTACAGAAATTATAAACGTTCATAACTCAATTTCCAATTTGGAAGTTGGCTTAGAAGAAGTAAAAACCGAGATTCCCGATTTAAAAAACGAAACGAAAATTGTAGAAAATATAAACTCCAGAATTCTAAGGTCCAACCAAACTAAGGTTGATAAAATTTGGAAGAGGGAAGTGCCTACTCATCCTGAGTTAATCCTCGCCCATCAGAAATTTTTGGAAAAACTGGGATCAAAATTAAACGGAGCGGAAATTTATTTTTTAAGCGGAGAAGTATCTTTTCTTTTAGCTTCTCGAAAAGGAAAAGTTTTTCATATTCCGGAATCACCAGAGGAAAAGATTTTAACTGAAAAAAGTTTAGAAGAGATCTCGGAAGGAAGAATCTTTTTTTCGGATCGTTCCGTGTTGATTCCACTAGGGACCTCTCAACTTTTTGGTTATCTTCAAATATTTCAAAACGAATGGAGTCGATTAGAACCGAGAGAGTTTCAATCCTGGAAGGAGGAATACGAGGAACAAGTTTCTATACAATTTGAGTCTTCTGATCCGGAAACTGGTTTTGGAAATCTACACGCATTCGAATTGGATAAAGTTAGGGTAGATAAGAATATTCTAATTCTTGCAAGTATTCAAACTGATTCACCGTATCCTTACGTCTTAAAATGGATTTCTTTATGGACGTGTAAATTATTGCATAAACAGGTGCGTTTTTATAGGATTCGAAAAGATAGGTTGGCTTTTTTTGTTTCTCCGGAAGAATGGGATTTTTTTAGTAAAAACCTAAACGAACTCGTTGAATCCTTACAAAAGGAAAATCATCTGGTGGATCTCAATTTAGGAGTTTCCATTTTAGAGGAAAGTAGGGAGGAATGGTCGTCTAACGCAAGAAAGGCGCTTGGACTCTCCATAGAAGAAGGACCGAACCGGTATATTTGTCTGTGAGTATAGATCCGCTACTCGACGAAAAATTCATTCTTACGATTTCTCAGATCTTTCCAGAATATCTGGATAAAACTTTGAACGTAACCGCGATAAGAGAAGCGTTCGGCCCTTCTAAAAATGAAGGGCTCTGTTACGAAAATTGTACAATGGTGGAATTTAAAGGAGAAATAGAAGGAAAACTGTTTTTCGCTATGGACGGTTATACGAAATTAAAGCTTCTTCCTATGGTGGCTAAATCTTTTCACATAGATCCTACCGTAAGAGCAGACGCACCTTCGATTTTAATGGAATTTGCCAATCAGATCTGTGGTTTACTGATTACGGAAATAAAACTAGGAAGATTTAAAACTGATCTTTTACCGCCGGAAATGCTCAATCATAAATTGATACCTGTGGATTTAGAAACTTACAGACAATACATACTGATCTATTTTTTGAAAGACTTAAAAGCAAAACAATACTTGGGAAGAGTATATTTAATTTTACTCATGAAGAAATTTTAGAGATTTTGCAAAGTTGTTTTGATCAAAGATGTAAAGTGGATTTTAAAGTTCTTAGTTTGTTTTTTGGGTATTTAACGTGAGTTCGACATAAGAAAACCGGGGCGAATCCGGCTTGCCACAGGCAGCCGGCCGGGCTCTTTAGCTCTGGTCAATAAATTGCATACAGGAAACATAATACAACAATCGTCTTTAGATTCAATTTATTGACCCTAAAACGCTTTAATAAAAAGCGTTTTGCTGAGTTCAAACGCGACCCTTAGGAGAGCGTTTTGCTTTAGAGCCGGTCTCAAAACTGGTTGTACTTTTGAATCGTAATTATTTACTTGTGAAATGGACAAATATTATTCAGAGATACCGGATGGACTTTGGAAACAA encodes the following:
- a CDS encoding class I SAM-dependent DNA methyltransferase; amino-acid sequence: MKLYNELAEFYFDIEKPSRKIDSEARFLDRIFRKHRIMSILDMGCGTGEHVRYFQSLGYRPKGIDSSSKMIEVAKKRYSHCKFDVSPMQSYQSGALLDCVVSLFGSFNYLLTNEEIDATLKLIEQNLKPAGLAILEVWNAEPLRAIKRKPISPVAQIKSQNATIQRNRGFRLVRADTSTMVEVNYIYQINTKEVRDKHVMRVFYLPEIERMILRHKFEIMHVYSGFNESKFKNSAGRMILVLKKKSS
- a CDS encoding chemotaxis protein CheX, which encodes MSVSIDPLLDEKFILTISQIFPEYLDKTLNVTAIREAFGPSKNEGLCYENCTMVEFKGEIEGKLFFAMDGYTKLKLLPMVAKSFHIDPTVRADAPSILMEFANQICGLLITEIKLGRFKTDLLPPEMLNHKLIPVDLETYRQYILIYFLKDLKAKQYLGRVYLILLMKKF